The following proteins are encoded in a genomic region of Saccharopolyspora antimicrobica:
- a CDS encoding molybdopterin molybdotransferase MoeA — translation MDLATPTSGTPPQVGALPTPTWAQARETARTAARALPAVARDLPEALGHLLAEPLAARTDLPAFDTSAMDGWAVAGPGPWQLRDGRVLAGARAEPLADGTALGIATGAELPPGTTAVLRREDGQVDPSGTTLSGRAPAPGRDIRPRGQECRAGQVLLPPGTAVTPAVLGLAAAAGHDRIAVHRRPVVELLVLGDELLDSGPPRDGRVRDALSPLLGPWLRCGGELTGSRRIPDDFDLLRTAIADSPADVVITTGGTAAGPADFLHRALAELGARFLVDSVAVRPGHPMLLAELPPTGDGRARWLAGLPGNPLAAVAGTATLVQPLLDRLNGRAEAEPRRFTAAADLPGHPRDTKLLPVELRAHTATALPFGGPAMLRGLALSDGLAVVPPGGLAAGSAVEVLETPRPW, via the coding sequence ATGGACCTGGCAACACCCACCAGCGGCACGCCGCCCCAGGTGGGAGCCCTGCCGACGCCTACCTGGGCCCAGGCGCGGGAAACCGCCCGAACCGCCGCCCGAGCGCTGCCCGCCGTCGCCCGGGACCTCCCCGAAGCGCTCGGCCACCTGCTGGCCGAACCGCTCGCCGCCCGGACCGATCTCCCGGCGTTCGACACGTCCGCAATGGACGGTTGGGCGGTGGCGGGACCGGGTCCGTGGCAGCTGCGGGACGGACGAGTGCTGGCCGGTGCCCGAGCCGAACCGCTCGCCGACGGCACCGCGCTGGGCATCGCCACCGGCGCCGAGCTCCCACCGGGCACGACGGCCGTGCTGCGCCGCGAGGACGGCCAGGTCGATCCGTCGGGCACCACCCTGTCCGGCCGCGCACCGGCCCCCGGCCGCGACATCCGGCCGCGAGGTCAGGAGTGCCGGGCGGGACAGGTCCTGCTCCCGCCCGGCACCGCAGTCACGCCCGCGGTGCTGGGACTGGCCGCGGCGGCCGGGCACGACCGGATCGCGGTCCACCGCCGCCCGGTGGTGGAACTGCTGGTGCTGGGCGATGAGCTGCTCGATTCCGGTCCGCCCCGCGACGGCCGGGTGCGCGACGCGTTGAGCCCGCTGCTGGGGCCCTGGCTGCGGTGCGGCGGCGAGCTGACCGGCAGCCGCCGGATCCCCGACGACTTCGACCTGCTGCGCACCGCGATCGCCGATTCCCCGGCCGACGTGGTGATCACCACCGGCGGCACTGCGGCCGGTCCGGCCGACTTCCTGCACCGGGCCCTCGCCGAGCTCGGCGCCCGGTTCCTGGTCGACTCGGTGGCCGTCCGCCCCGGCCACCCGATGCTGCTCGCCGAGCTCCCGCCGACCGGGGACGGGCGCGCCCGGTGGCTGGCCGGGCTGCCGGGCAATCCGCTGGCGGCCGTCGCCGGGACCGCGACGCTGGTCCAGCCGCTGCTGGACCGCCTCAACGGCCGTGCGGAGGCCGAGCCGCGCAGGTTCACCGCCGCCGCGGACCTGCCGGGGCACCCGCGCGACACCAAGCTGCTGCCGGTCGAGCTCCGCGCGCACACCGCCACCGCACTGCCCTTCGGCGGGCCCGCGATGCTGCGCGGGCTGGCGCTCTCCGACGGCCTCGCCGTCGTCCCGCCCGGTGGTCTCGCCGCCGGATCGGCCGTCGAGGTGCTCGAAACGCCGCGCCCGTGGTGA
- a CDS encoding trypsin-like serine peptidase, translating into MTSTKLKGLVAGCAALAAGSLTAPPAAAGSVGEHRLATTAAEQQAVQDYWTPERIAALTEPASDNPPKAGPDGAPWTTPNALAKTVGRLFFTDHGEDASCTATVVEAANRSTIVTAGHCVNNTDLLGENNQWSQNVLFIPGYHDGQAPYGRFTGRIAIVDETWLHNDQQHGEVYDAYDQAFVVLNPDERGQRAEDVVGAAQRIGFGEPGAGTATSFGYPRATSDPAREGLPEYIGERLSYCRGPAKEDHGTPEHPAAANQWGVPCTMGGGSSGGPRFSELNMTTGIGTVVGDNSHSAFFDRGGNPCPPGEREGCTRYLVGPQFTTEITEPLHRTAEEAW; encoded by the coding sequence ATGACGAGCACGAAGTTGAAGGGCCTGGTCGCCGGGTGCGCGGCCCTGGCCGCGGGATCACTGACTGCCCCGCCCGCCGCAGCCGGGTCCGTCGGTGAGCACCGCCTGGCCACCACCGCGGCGGAGCAGCAGGCGGTGCAGGACTACTGGACCCCTGAGCGCATCGCCGCGCTCACCGAGCCCGCGTCGGACAACCCGCCCAAAGCCGGGCCGGACGGCGCCCCGTGGACGACGCCGAACGCGCTGGCCAAGACCGTGGGCCGGCTGTTCTTCACCGACCACGGCGAGGACGCCAGCTGCACCGCGACCGTGGTCGAGGCGGCCAACCGCAGCACGATCGTCACCGCCGGGCACTGCGTCAACAACACGGACCTGCTCGGCGAGAACAACCAGTGGTCGCAGAACGTGCTGTTCATCCCCGGCTATCACGACGGGCAGGCGCCGTATGGCCGGTTCACCGGCCGGATCGCGATCGTCGATGAGACCTGGCTGCACAACGACCAGCAGCACGGCGAGGTGTACGACGCCTACGATCAGGCTTTCGTGGTGCTCAACCCGGACGAGCGCGGGCAGCGCGCCGAGGACGTGGTCGGTGCCGCCCAGCGCATCGGCTTCGGCGAACCAGGTGCCGGCACCGCGACCTCGTTCGGATATCCGCGCGCCACTTCGGATCCGGCGCGTGAGGGCCTGCCGGAGTACATCGGCGAGCGGCTCTCCTACTGCCGGGGACCGGCGAAGGAGGACCACGGCACTCCCGAGCACCCCGCCGCCGCGAACCAGTGGGGAGTTCCCTGCACCATGGGCGGCGGTTCCAGCGGCGGCCCCCGGTTCTCCGAACTGAACATGACGACCGGGATCGGCACGGTCGTCGGCGACAACAGCCATAGCGCTTTCTTCGACCGCGGCGGGAACCCTTGCCCGCCCGGCGAGCGAGAAGGATGCACCCGATACCTGGTGGGCCCGCAGTTCACCACCGAGATCACCGAACCGCTCCACCGGACGGCCGAAGAGGCCTGGTGA
- a CDS encoding FdhF/YdeP family oxidoreductase encodes MTREHGMSGFDGSSEDELSVTPPKTWAAGVPAVAHALEYSLAQTSPRRTMLTLLNVNQAKGIDCPGCAWPEAGPKQRHLNEYCENGAKHINDEATTRRVTADFFREHPISELAGRTDQWLNHQGRLTEPVVKRPGSDHYEPIGWDAAFDLLATELQALDSPDEALFYTSGRLNNEAAFLLQLFARAFGTNNLPDCSNMCHESSGSAMQQTLGVGKGTVSLDDIHQADLVFVVGQNPGTNHPRMLSALEETKRNGGQVVAVNPLPEAGLFRFKNPQKVRGVIGRGTAIADQFLQIRPGGDLALFKALNLLLLQAEDAAPGTVLDHDYIRENTSGFAEFAEQARELSWEQVRTATGLTREEIEQVRDRVLASKSVIVCWAMGLTQQKHGVPTIREVVNFLLLRGNFGKPGAGACPVRGHSNVQGDRTMGVWERMPQSFLDALEREFGFTPPAEHGLDSVDSIRAMLEGRAKFFLGVAGNFVRAAPDSELTERAMRRCRLTAHISTKLNRSHTVCGETALILPTLGRSDRDVQASGEQFITVEDSMSAVHASRGRLEPASEALLSEVAIIGRLARRTLGANSEIPWEEFEADYSTIRDRISRVVPGFEDFNARVAEPGGFVLPNPVNSGNFRTATGKAMFTNNDFEMLTAPPGHLVLQSLRSHDQWNTIPYAPNDRYRGIHNARRVVLVNPDDLAELGFADRAEVDLVSVWHDGVERRARDFRVVGYPTTRGSAAAYYPETNVLVPLDSVADISNTPTSKGIVVRLEPAGS; translated from the coding sequence ATGACGAGGGAGCACGGGATGAGCGGGTTCGACGGTTCCAGCGAGGACGAGCTCTCGGTCACGCCGCCCAAGACCTGGGCCGCCGGGGTGCCCGCCGTGGCGCACGCGCTGGAGTACTCGCTGGCCCAGACCTCGCCGCGGCGGACGATGCTGACGCTGCTCAACGTCAACCAGGCGAAGGGCATCGACTGCCCCGGCTGCGCCTGGCCGGAGGCCGGGCCGAAGCAGCGGCACCTCAACGAGTACTGCGAGAACGGCGCCAAGCACATCAACGACGAGGCGACCACTCGCCGGGTCACCGCCGACTTCTTCCGCGAGCACCCCATCTCCGAGCTCGCGGGCCGGACCGATCAGTGGCTCAACCACCAGGGCAGGCTCACCGAGCCCGTGGTGAAGCGCCCGGGATCAGACCACTACGAACCGATCGGCTGGGACGCCGCCTTCGACCTGCTCGCCACCGAGCTGCAGGCCCTGGACTCCCCCGACGAAGCGCTGTTCTACACCTCGGGGCGGCTCAACAACGAGGCCGCGTTCCTGCTCCAGCTGTTCGCGCGGGCCTTCGGCACCAACAACCTGCCCGACTGCAGCAACATGTGCCACGAGTCGAGCGGCTCGGCGATGCAGCAAACGCTGGGCGTGGGCAAGGGCACCGTGAGCCTCGACGACATCCACCAGGCCGACCTGGTCTTCGTCGTCGGCCAGAACCCCGGCACCAACCACCCGCGGATGCTCTCCGCGCTGGAGGAGACCAAGCGCAACGGCGGGCAGGTGGTGGCGGTGAACCCGCTGCCGGAAGCCGGGCTGTTCCGCTTCAAGAACCCGCAGAAGGTCCGCGGGGTCATCGGCCGCGGCACCGCCATCGCCGACCAGTTCCTGCAGATCCGCCCCGGCGGCGACCTCGCGCTGTTCAAGGCGCTGAACCTGCTGCTGCTCCAGGCCGAGGACGCCGCTCCCGGAACCGTGCTCGACCACGACTACATCCGCGAGAACACCAGCGGTTTCGCCGAGTTCGCCGAGCAGGCCCGCGAGCTGTCCTGGGAGCAGGTGCGCACCGCCACCGGGCTGACCCGCGAGGAGATCGAGCAGGTCCGCGACCGGGTCCTGGCCAGCAAGAGCGTCATCGTCTGCTGGGCGATGGGGCTGACGCAGCAGAAGCACGGCGTGCCCACCATCCGCGAGGTCGTCAACTTCCTGCTGCTGCGCGGGAACTTCGGCAAGCCCGGTGCCGGGGCGTGCCCGGTGCGCGGACACAGCAACGTGCAGGGCGACCGCACGATGGGCGTCTGGGAGCGGATGCCGCAGTCCTTCCTGGACGCGCTGGAGCGCGAGTTCGGGTTCACCCCGCCCGCCGAGCACGGCCTGGACTCGGTGGACTCCATCCGGGCCATGCTCGAGGGCCGCGCCAAGTTCTTCCTCGGCGTCGCCGGGAACTTCGTGCGCGCCGCACCGGACAGCGAGCTCACCGAGCGGGCGATGCGCCGCTGCCGGCTGACCGCGCACATCTCCACCAAGCTCAACCGCTCGCACACCGTCTGCGGCGAAACGGCCCTGATCCTGCCGACGCTCGGGCGCAGCGACCGGGACGTCCAGGCCAGTGGTGAGCAGTTCATCACCGTCGAGGACTCGATGAGCGCCGTGCACGCCTCCCGCGGCCGCCTGGAGCCCGCCTCGGAGGCGCTGCTCAGCGAGGTCGCCATCATCGGCCGCCTGGCGCGCCGGACGCTGGGCGCGAACTCCGAGATCCCGTGGGAGGAGTTCGAGGCGGACTACAGCACGATCCGGGACCGGATCTCGCGCGTCGTGCCGGGCTTCGAGGACTTCAACGCGCGGGTGGCCGAACCCGGCGGTTTCGTGCTGCCGAACCCGGTCAACAGCGGGAACTTCCGCACCGCGACCGGCAAGGCGATGTTCACCAACAACGACTTCGAGATGCTGACCGCGCCCCCGGGCCACCTGGTGCTGCAGTCGCTGCGCTCGCACGACCAGTGGAACACCATCCCCTACGCCCCGAACGACCGGTACCGGGGGATCCACAACGCCCGCCGGGTGGTGCTGGTCAACCCCGACGACCTGGCCGAGCTCGGGTTCGCCGACCGCGCCGAGGTCGACCTGGTGAGCGTGTGGCACGACGGGGTAGAGCGCCGGGCGCGCGACTTCCGCGTGGTCGGCTACCCGACGACGCGCGGCTCCGCGGCGGCGTACTACCCGGAGACCAACGTGCTGGTGCCGCTGGACAGCGTGGCCGACATCAGCAACACGCCCACTTCGAAGGGGATCGTGGTCCGGCTGGAGCCGGCCGGGTCCTGA
- the fdhD gene encoding formate dehydrogenase accessory sulfurtransferase FdhD codes for MGRVTARRRVLRIRDGVPSHRPDTLAAEEPMEIRVGGHPLTITMRTPGHDFDLAAGFLVGEGVIRSAEDVVGIRYCAGATADGGNTYNVVDVALAPGVALPGASLERNFYTTSSCGLCGKASLDAVRTKTTWPLDESSPSIGLGTLTTLPDRLRKAQRVFDSTGGLHAAGLFTADGDLSCVREDVGRHNAVDKVIGDALRSGRLPLRDSVLMVSGRASFELVQKAAMAGIPVLAAVSAPSSLAVDLAADTGLTLIGFLRGNSMNIYTGADRIRTGLAADLAR; via the coding sequence GTGGGACGAGTCACCGCACGACGGCGCGTGCTGCGCATCCGCGACGGGGTTCCTTCGCACCGTCCGGACACCCTCGCGGCCGAGGAACCGATGGAGATCCGGGTCGGCGGACACCCGCTGACCATCACCATGCGCACCCCGGGGCACGACTTCGACTTGGCGGCCGGGTTCCTGGTCGGCGAAGGCGTCATCCGCTCGGCCGAGGACGTGGTCGGGATCCGCTACTGCGCGGGTGCCACCGCCGACGGCGGCAACACATACAACGTCGTCGACGTCGCCCTGGCTCCCGGTGTGGCGCTGCCCGGTGCTTCGCTGGAGCGCAACTTCTACACGACGTCCTCGTGCGGCCTGTGCGGCAAGGCGAGCCTGGACGCGGTGCGCACCAAGACGACCTGGCCCCTCGACGAGTCCTCGCCGAGCATCGGCTTGGGCACGCTGACCACGCTCCCCGACCGGTTGCGGAAGGCCCAGCGGGTGTTCGACAGCACCGGAGGGCTGCACGCCGCCGGGTTGTTCACCGCTGACGGCGACCTCAGCTGCGTGCGCGAGGACGTGGGCAGGCACAACGCGGTGGACAAGGTGATCGGTGATGCCCTGCGCTCGGGCCGGCTGCCGCTGCGGGACTCGGTCCTGATGGTCAGCGGCCGGGCCTCCTTCGAGCTGGTGCAGAAGGCCGCGATGGCGGGCATCCCGGTACTGGCGGCTGTTTCCGCCCCGTCCTCGCTGGCGGTCGACCTGGCCGCGGACACCGGGCTGACGCTGATCGGCTTCCTCCGCGGCAACTCCATGAACATCTACACCGGCGCCGATCGCATCCGGACCGGCCTCGCCGCGGATCTGGCCCGCTAG
- a CDS encoding ATP-binding protein: MPAWRVRDFHDDDLDQVIRIWDQSRETGEPVFSAAEVVSIARAGHPALVAVVEQEVVGMAAAKVEGERAWLALFALDARWRNRGIGSALLAELEKKLRGLGVHRITSLVPEGAAGFRAMVNSGYRPRTDLTYFEKVEELDPADFDVLEHLGGMLLPPGRWAALAGMQREKDIIERRVVLPISHPDRAERHGVLPPKAIVLFGPPGTGKTSFAKAVASRLNWPFVELFPSRLAAASPEGLATSLREVFTELDELDDLVLFIDEVEEIAGTRTTPTAGPAHGVTNELLKLIPGFREHDHRLLVCATNSVSSLDPAFLRPGRFDYIIPVGPPDPPARRAIWSRYLGPARDNVDLDLLVERTELFTPADIEFAAHQGAQAAFERDVLHEDRDLATTAEYLKAIDDTRPTLTAEAIADFEQDIDTCTRL, from the coding sequence ATGCCTGCTTGGCGGGTGCGCGATTTCCACGACGACGACCTGGACCAGGTGATCCGCATCTGGGACCAGAGCAGGGAGACCGGCGAGCCGGTCTTCTCCGCCGCCGAAGTGGTGTCCATCGCGCGGGCCGGGCACCCGGCCCTGGTCGCGGTGGTCGAGCAGGAAGTCGTCGGCATGGCCGCGGCCAAGGTGGAGGGCGAGCGGGCCTGGCTGGCGCTGTTCGCGCTAGACGCCCGGTGGCGCAACCGCGGCATCGGCAGCGCGCTGCTGGCCGAGCTGGAGAAGAAGCTGCGCGGCCTCGGCGTGCACCGCATCACCAGCCTGGTTCCCGAGGGTGCCGCGGGTTTCCGGGCGATGGTGAACTCCGGTTACCGGCCGCGCACCGACCTGACCTACTTCGAGAAGGTCGAGGAGCTGGATCCGGCCGACTTCGACGTGCTCGAGCACCTCGGCGGCATGCTCCTGCCGCCCGGGAGGTGGGCCGCGCTGGCGGGCATGCAGCGGGAGAAGGACATCATCGAACGCCGCGTCGTGCTGCCGATCTCCCACCCCGACCGGGCCGAGCGGCACGGCGTGCTGCCGCCGAAGGCGATCGTGCTGTTCGGCCCGCCGGGCACCGGCAAGACGAGCTTCGCCAAGGCGGTCGCCTCCCGGCTGAACTGGCCGTTCGTGGAGCTGTTCCCGTCCCGGCTGGCCGCGGCCTCCCCCGAAGGCCTGGCCACCTCGCTGCGGGAGGTGTTCACCGAGCTGGATGAGCTCGACGACCTGGTCCTGTTCATCGACGAGGTCGAGGAGATCGCGGGCACCCGCACGACGCCGACGGCGGGTCCGGCGCACGGCGTGACCAACGAGCTGCTCAAGCTGATCCCCGGTTTCCGGGAGCACGACCACCGCCTGCTGGTCTGCGCCACCAACTCGGTCAGCTCCCTGGACCCGGCCTTCCTGCGCCCCGGCCGGTTCGACTACATCATCCCGGTCGGCCCGCCGGATCCGCCCGCCCGGCGCGCGATCTGGTCGCGCTACCTCGGCCCGGCCCGCGACAACGTCGACCTGGACCTGCTGGTGGAACGAACGGAGCTGTTCACCCCCGCCGACATCGAGTTCGCCGCCCACCAAGGAGCCCAGGCCGCCTTCGAGCGCGACGTCCTGCACGAGGACCGGGATCTGGCGACGACGGCGGAATACCTGAAGGCGATCGACGACACCCGGCCCACGCTCACCGCCGAAGCCATCGCCGACTTCGAGCAGGACATCGACACCTGCACCCGGCTGTAG
- a CDS encoding VOC family protein: MRTDDLPAPETGLVLTHFLTVSDVARSRAFYAAVFGGQVVLAENPCIVKVANSWIIMNPGGGPTPDKPGTVLRPPESSDVVSAFLNVRVADIAAFYADARSKGAEFLTEPLDRKAEIRCYLRDPDGYLIEIGQATGMLEGVFADPPAGT; encoded by the coding sequence ATGCGAACCGACGACCTACCGGCACCCGAGACCGGGCTGGTGCTGACCCACTTCCTGACCGTGTCCGACGTGGCACGTTCCCGGGCGTTCTACGCCGCCGTCTTCGGCGGGCAGGTCGTGCTGGCCGAGAACCCGTGCATCGTCAAGGTCGCCAACAGCTGGATCATCATGAATCCCGGCGGCGGCCCGACCCCGGACAAGCCCGGTACCGTCCTGCGTCCACCGGAATCCAGCGACGTGGTCTCGGCGTTCCTCAACGTACGCGTCGCCGACATCGCCGCCTTCTACGCCGACGCGCGCAGCAAGGGCGCCGAATTCCTCACCGAGCCGCTGGATCGCAAGGCTGAGATCCGTTGCTACCTGCGGGACCCGGACGGATACCTGATCGAGATCGGGCAGGCCACCGGCATGCTGGAAGGCGTCTTCGCCGACCCGCCGGCCGGTACCTGA
- a CDS encoding polyprenyl synthetase family protein, which produces MTFPATARTDHELGLDAIRRARELTEPVLRELVDRLGPSLGDVGRYHFGWRSEGCGSAGKAIRPTMAVLAAEAVGAEASAAVPAAAAVELVHNFSLIHDDIIDNDELRRGRRAVWKEYGVPEAILIGDALHSEAFGVLLSSGRPNAAAAAMRLSTAMREVVVGQVDDIRFTERPWTGEQAVSVAEYQAMAEAKTGALLAFSAAAGALLGGASEAVADCFDRLGRHLGLAFQCTDDVLGIWGDPENTGKPVFGDLREGKRTLPVIAALSAGGSASERLGVLVERGVRTDFELRLAAELVAEAGGREFAEREAARHLAEVDDCLTALSMPAETRACFNALSQSLIGRTR; this is translated from the coding sequence ATGACGTTTCCGGCCACCGCGCGCACCGATCACGAGCTGGGGCTCGACGCGATCCGGCGTGCTCGTGAGCTCACCGAGCCCGTGCTGCGGGAGCTCGTGGACCGGCTGGGCCCATCGCTGGGGGACGTGGGCAGGTACCACTTCGGCTGGCGGAGCGAGGGCTGCGGCTCGGCGGGCAAGGCCATCCGGCCGACCATGGCCGTGCTCGCGGCGGAGGCGGTCGGGGCCGAGGCGTCGGCCGCGGTGCCCGCGGCGGCGGCCGTGGAACTCGTGCACAACTTCAGCCTGATCCACGACGACATCATCGACAACGACGAGCTGCGGCGGGGGCGGCGGGCGGTGTGGAAGGAGTACGGCGTCCCGGAAGCGATCCTGATCGGGGACGCGCTGCACTCGGAGGCCTTCGGCGTGCTGCTGAGCAGCGGTCGCCCCAACGCGGCCGCGGCGGCGATGCGCCTGTCCACCGCGATGCGGGAAGTCGTCGTCGGGCAGGTCGACGACATCCGGTTCACCGAGCGGCCGTGGACGGGGGAGCAGGCGGTGAGCGTCGCCGAGTACCAGGCGATGGCGGAGGCCAAGACCGGCGCGCTGCTGGCCTTCTCCGCCGCGGCCGGTGCGCTGCTGGGCGGGGCGTCCGAGGCGGTCGCGGACTGCTTCGACCGCCTCGGGCGCCACCTGGGCCTGGCGTTCCAGTGCACCGACGACGTGCTCGGCATCTGGGGCGATCCGGAGAACACCGGCAAGCCGGTGTTCGGGGATCTGCGCGAGGGCAAGCGGACCTTGCCGGTCATCGCGGCGCTGTCCGCGGGTGGTTCGGCGAGCGAACGGCTGGGGGTGCTCGTCGAACGCGGTGTGCGCACCGACTTCGAGCTGCGGCTGGCGGCGGAGCTGGTGGCGGAGGCGGGCGGCCGCGAGTTCGCCGAGCGAGAGGCCGCCCGCCACCTCGCCGAGGTCGACGACTGCCTGACCGCGCTGTCGATGCCGGCCGAAACCCGGGCCTGCTTCAACGCCCTGTCCCAGTCCCTGATCGGGAGGACCAGATGA
- a CDS encoding FAD-binding oxidoreductase produces the protein MTTWAERLRSTFPGRTRTGPEVAEAPAWDLYAHPRQVPAAILTARDVADVQAAVRFAGEHGIALSMRGGGHSGAGFAAVTDGLMLDLSGLREVRVDPERRIAWAAPGATWGDYDAATQRHGLASTGGIVSSTGVAGLTLGGGVGALRGLHGLAVDNLRGAEVVLADGTLVRADADHEPELYWALRGGGGNFGVAVRLEFAVHPVSGVTTGLLVWPLDQAQQVAAAFRARAEELPDNTVADLVFKHGDDGEPVIVVIPRVVGGADEVPLIDDLRRAATPAADTVAPRSYTDSQRFLDEGARWCQRVYWNTTTLRHLNEEVVEVLADYAASAPSPASAINVEHYHGAISRADPASTAVGFRHARYNVFVEAKWDDPAADAENRAWSRELVAALEPHSAGGAYVSYLPRDADQARIRSAYGARNHDRLRAVKAAYDPGNLLRSNQNIQPAEHIGRRADSTPGEFSDSR, from the coding sequence ATGACGACGTGGGCGGAGCGCTTGCGCAGCACTTTCCCGGGGCGGACCAGGACCGGGCCGGAAGTGGCGGAGGCCCCGGCCTGGGACCTGTACGCCCATCCGCGGCAAGTGCCTGCGGCGATCCTCACCGCGCGCGATGTTGCCGACGTGCAAGCCGCGGTCCGCTTCGCGGGCGAGCACGGCATCGCGCTGTCGATGCGCGGCGGCGGCCACAGCGGAGCCGGGTTCGCGGCGGTGACCGACGGGCTGATGCTCGACCTCAGCGGCCTGCGGGAGGTGCGCGTCGACCCGGAACGCCGGATCGCCTGGGCCGCCCCCGGCGCGACCTGGGGTGACTACGACGCCGCGACACAGCGGCACGGACTGGCCAGCACGGGCGGGATCGTCTCGAGCACCGGCGTGGCCGGGCTGACCCTCGGTGGCGGGGTCGGCGCGCTGCGCGGCTTGCACGGGCTGGCGGTCGACAACCTCCGCGGTGCCGAGGTGGTGCTGGCCGACGGCACCCTCGTACGCGCCGATGCCGATCACGAGCCCGAGCTGTACTGGGCCCTGCGCGGCGGTGGCGGGAACTTCGGCGTCGCCGTCCGCCTGGAGTTCGCGGTCCACCCCGTCTCCGGGGTCACCACCGGTCTGCTGGTCTGGCCGCTCGACCAGGCGCAGCAGGTGGCCGCGGCGTTCCGCGCCCGAGCCGAGGAACTGCCGGACAACACCGTGGCCGACCTGGTCTTCAAGCACGGAGACGACGGTGAACCTGTCATCGTGGTCATTCCCAGGGTGGTGGGAGGCGCGGACGAGGTGCCGCTGATCGACGACCTGCGCCGCGCCGCCACGCCCGCCGCCGACACGGTCGCGCCCCGCAGCTACACCGACAGCCAGCGCTTCCTGGACGAGGGCGCGCGGTGGTGCCAGCGCGTTTACTGGAACACCACCACGTTGCGCCACCTCAACGAAGAAGTGGTGGAAGTGCTCGCCGACTACGCGGCATCCGCTCCTTCTCCGGCAAGCGCGATCAACGTCGAGCACTACCACGGCGCGATCTCCCGCGCCGATCCCGCCAGCACCGCCGTGGGCTTCCGCCACGCCCGCTACAACGTGTTCGTGGAGGCCAAGTGGGACGACCCGGCGGCCGACGCCGAGAACCGGGCCTGGTCCAGGGAACTCGTGGCGGCCCTCGAACCCCACTCGGCGGGCGGGGCGTACGTGAGCTACCTGCCCCGCGACGCCGATCAGGCCCGGATCCGAAGCGCCTACGGGGCGCGGAATCACGATCGCCTACGCGCGGTCAAGGCGGCCTACGATCCGGGAAACCTGCTGCGCAGCAACCAGAACATCCAGCCCGCGGAGCACATCGGACGTCGCGCCGACAGCACTCCTGGTGAATTCTCCGACTCTAGGTGA
- a CDS encoding winged helix-turn-helix transcriptional regulator, producing MAHPYDQGEQFCPAYHHAVELIGRRWTGVILRQLLHGTSRFAEIRDAIPALTDRMLASRLRELESEGIVRRTVLDTIPVKVQYDLTDKGRDLERTITALSEWADRWDDSAPAAN from the coding sequence ATGGCGCACCCGTACGACCAGGGCGAGCAGTTCTGCCCCGCCTACCACCACGCCGTCGAGCTGATCGGCCGCCGGTGGACCGGGGTCATCCTGCGCCAGCTGCTGCACGGCACCTCCCGGTTCGCCGAGATCCGCGACGCGATCCCCGCGCTCACCGACCGGATGCTCGCCAGCCGGCTGCGCGAGCTGGAGTCCGAGGGGATCGTCCGGCGGACCGTCCTCGACACGATCCCGGTCAAGGTCCAGTACGACCTCACCGACAAGGGCCGCGACCTCGAACGCACGATCACCGCGCTCAGCGAGTGGGCCGACCGCTGGGACGACAGCGCTCCGGCCGCGAACTGA
- a CDS encoding pyridoxamine 5'-phosphate oxidase family protein: MGRNQRAEVRMTPEEISAFVSAQRTATLITLGPGGHPHAVAMWFAVIDGDLWFETKAKAQKAVNIGRDPRATVLIEDGETYDVLRGVSMEGRAELVDDADALWKVGVDMWERYHGPYSEEVKPLVETMLHKRVAVRLHVDRTRSWDHRKLGLPPMPLGGTTAP; this comes from the coding sequence GTGGGACGCAACCAGCGGGCCGAGGTCCGGATGACGCCGGAGGAGATCTCGGCCTTCGTCTCGGCCCAGCGCACCGCGACGCTGATCACGCTCGGGCCCGGCGGGCACCCGCACGCGGTCGCGATGTGGTTCGCCGTCATCGACGGTGACCTGTGGTTCGAGACCAAGGCGAAGGCGCAGAAGGCGGTCAACATCGGCCGCGACCCGCGGGCCACGGTGCTCATCGAGGACGGTGAGACCTACGACGTGCTGCGCGGCGTCTCGATGGAAGGCCGTGCGGAGCTCGTCGACGACGCCGACGCGCTCTGGAAGGTCGGCGTCGACATGTGGGAGCGCTACCACGGCCCGTACAGCGAGGAGGTCAAGCCGCTGGTGGAGACGATGCTGCACAAGCGCGTCGCGGTGCGGCTGCACGTCGACCGCACGAGGTCCTGGGATCACCGCAAGCTCGGTCTGCCCCCGATGCCTCTAGGCGGTACGACAGCTCCCTGA
- a CDS encoding MerR family transcriptional regulator translates to MFRLPIGKSPQTVRRWESEGRITAKRAPAGQRYFTETDVLTVLQSGVDVSSRKTFVHRRSHPRGRR, encoded by the coding sequence TTGTTCAGACTACCGATCGGCAAGTCGCCTCAGACCGTTCGACGCTGGGAGAGCGAGGGCCGCATCACGGCCAAGCGCGCCCCAGCGGGTCAGCGGTACTTCACCGAGACCGACGTACTCACCGTGCTTCAGTCCGGGGTCGACGTGTCCTCCCGGAAGACGTTTGTGCACCGCCGATCTCATCCCCGGGGCAGAAGATGA